The following proteins are co-located in the Lepidochelys kempii isolate rLepKem1 chromosome 28, rLepKem1.hap2, whole genome shotgun sequence genome:
- the LOC140904251 gene encoding butyrophilin subfamily 1 member A1-like, whose product METLRKFEDILPPKLETKRGEPLGAHRQVNVTLDPDTAHPELVLSTDGRSVRWGRTRQALPDSPERFDSELCVLGREGFTSGRHCWEVEVRVQEGGHWAVGVARESVRRKGWLNLDPEEGIWAVERGWWGQFRALTSPATRLPLGWVPSRIRVCLDCERGQLTFFDAVSEAPIFTFPPGSVLGERIRPWLWVWRAWLRLCPVGDPKASLPSLRCPSLYACGGLLSPCGLCDPAGSLESLDFETRESRE is encoded by the exons ATGGAGACTCTGAGGAAATTCGAAG acATTCTGCCGCCTAAACTGGAGACAAAAAGAGGGGAACCCCTAGGAGCACACAGACAAG tgaatGTGACCctggatccagacacggctcATCCCGAACTCGTCCTCTCCACGGACGGGAGAAGCGTGAGATGGGGGCGCACACGGCAGGCCCTGCCCGACAGCCCGGAGAGATTTGACTCTGAGCTCTGCGTGCTGGGCCGCGAGGGCTTCACCTCGGGGCGACattgctgggaggtggaggtgagggtgcaggaggggggacACTGGGCGgtgggggtggccagagagtctgTGAGGAGGAAGGGATGGCTCAACCTCGACCCCGAGGAGGGGATCTGGGCGGTGGAGCGGGGCTGGTGGGGTCAGTTCCGGGCTCTCACCTCCCCGGCCACCCGCCTGCCCCTGGGCTGGGTCCCCAGCAGGATCCGGGTTTGTCTGGACTGCGAACGGGGCCAGCTGACGTTTTTCGATGCCGTTAGCGAGGCCCCGATCTTCACTTTCCCGCCGGGCTCCGTGCTGGGGGAGAGAATCCGCCCCTGGCTCTGGGTGTGGAGAGCCTGGCTCCGGCTGTGCCCCGTGGGGGACCCAAAAGCCAGCCTGCCCAGCCTCCGGTGTCCTAGTCTCTATGCCTGCGGAGGCCTGCTCTCTCCCTGTGGTCTCTGCGACCCTGCAGGCTCCCTGGAGTCGCTGGACTTTGAAACCAGGGAAAGCAGGGAGTGA